In one Synergistaceae bacterium genomic region, the following are encoded:
- a CDS encoding MATE family efflux transporter → MKTNEDKQAIFESWPIPKALAELAIPMIFGQLIILIYNLADTFFIGRTNNHLMVAGVSLLLPVFNISITFANLFGVGGGTLISRLMGAGRNDEAKSVSSFCFYMTILTAGIYAGLIYIFMDPVLKLLGASPDTILFAGQYTFCVIVIGAIPTILGMTLANFLRSTGYAKQAGFGVSMGGIINIFLDPLFMFVLLPKGYEVLGAGIATMLSNLIICVYFLIVICRLKNSILSLSIKNFRASLQNIKSIFYVGVPAAIAVTLFDVTYIIIDKLMSLYGDVPLAAVGIVLKAERLPLNVGIGLCMGMMPLAAYNYSSGNFARMREAVNFSRLVGLVIGFVSVALYEIFAADIMKIFIEDSKTVELGTHFLRARTLATPFMFICFHLVNFFQAVGMGDRALILGSARWVVFNIPLLFVLNYIFGMYGIVWTQVIADIMMTLVSIIVYKKFIAQYKL, encoded by the coding sequence ATGAAGACTAACGAAGATAAACAAGCAATTTTTGAGTCTTGGCCTATCCCGAAGGCACTTGCAGAGCTCGCTATACCGATGATATTCGGGCAATTAATTATATTGATTTATAATCTTGCTGACACGTTTTTTATCGGACGCACAAATAATCATTTAATGGTCGCCGGAGTCTCGTTATTATTGCCGGTATTCAATATTTCGATAACGTTTGCAAATTTATTCGGAGTCGGCGGAGGCACGTTAATATCGCGTTTAATGGGTGCAGGACGTAACGATGAAGCAAAGTCCGTAAGCTCATTTTGCTTTTACATGACAATTTTGACGGCTGGAATTTATGCGGGATTGATTTATATTTTCATGGATCCTGTATTAAAACTTTTGGGCGCGAGTCCTGACACGATTTTATTTGCCGGACAATATACTTTTTGCGTTATAGTAATAGGAGCGATTCCGACAATTTTAGGAATGACTCTCGCAAATTTTCTGCGTTCGACTGGATATGCAAAGCAGGCCGGTTTTGGTGTCTCAATGGGAGGAATAATAAATATTTTTCTTGACCCGTTATTTATGTTTGTCTTGCTGCCAAAGGGTTATGAAGTTCTCGGGGCGGGCATCGCTACAATGTTATCAAATTTGATTATATGCGTGTATTTCCTGATTGTGATATGCAGGTTGAAGAATAGCATTTTATCGCTGTCAATAAAAAATTTTCGTGCGTCCCTGCAAAATATCAAGTCAATTTTTTATGTGGGAGTACCTGCTGCAATTGCCGTAACTTTATTTGACGTTACGTATATTATAATCGATAAATTAATGTCGCTTTATGGTGATGTGCCTTTAGCTGCTGTCGGGATAGTTTTGAAAGCTGAGAGACTGCCGTTAAATGTCGGAATAGGGCTTTGTATGGGAATGATGCCATTAGCAGCTTATAATTATTCGTCGGGAAATTTTGCGAGAATGCGTGAGGCTGTAAATTTTTCGCGATTAGTGGGGCTTGTAATTGGATTTGTGAGTGTTGCATTGTACGAGATTTTTGCGGCAGACATTATGAAAATTTTTATTGAGGACTCTAAAACTGTTGAATTAGGGACTCATTTTTTGCGCGCGAGGACTCTTGCGACACCGTTTATGTTTATATGCTTTCACTTGGTGAACTTTTTTCAAGCTGTTGGGATGGGGGATCGTGCGTTAATTTTGGGTTCTGCAAGGTGGGTAGTGTTTAATATTCCGTTATTGTTCGTGTTAAATTATATTTTCGGGATGTACGGAATAGTATGGACGCAAGTTATCGCGGATATAATGATGACTCTTGTATCTATAATAGTGTACAAAAAATTTATTGCGCAATATAAATTATAG
- a CDS encoding FkbM family methyltransferase produces the protein MAQKDGHVINCGATYSQFGEDCIIRAIFECLGIEKPSYIDIGANDPFLRSNTALFYDQGSRGINIEPNPILFKRIESARKEDINIMAGIGESDSVMQFYLMDADTLSTFSKQEAESYRDNHGFNIIGTINVNVITLKSIIDKYCAGVFPDFMSLDTEGLDEIILRTLKDCPSLPKVICTETWEYGRKVHHIPEVCEILEPLGYMLLIDNRLNSIFVMRGLWENAINSKKFRDS, from the coding sequence ATCGCGCAGAAGGACGGACATGTTATTAACTGCGGAGCTACTTACTCACAATTTGGCGAAGACTGCATAATACGCGCTATATTTGAGTGTCTCGGAATTGAGAAGCCTTCATATATTGACATTGGAGCAAATGACCCGTTTTTACGCAGCAACACAGCATTATTTTACGATCAAGGCTCACGGGGAATTAACATCGAACCAAATCCGATTTTATTCAAGAGAATCGAATCAGCCCGCAAAGAAGATATTAACATTATGGCCGGAATAGGCGAGTCAGATTCTGTCATGCAATTTTACTTAATGGACGCTGACACTTTAAGCACTTTCTCAAAGCAGGAAGCAGAATCATATCGCGATAATCACGGGTTTAATATAATCGGCACAATAAATGTAAATGTTATCACGCTAAAATCTATAATCGATAAATATTGCGCGGGAGTCTTTCCTGATTTTATGTCGCTCGATACGGAAGGACTCGACGAAATTATTTTACGCACGTTAAAAGATTGTCCTTCGCTCCCAAAAGTTATTTGCACAGAGACATGGGAGTATGGCCGGAAAGTTCATCATATTCCGGAAGTGTGTGAAATTCTTGAGCCTCTTGGTTATATGCTGCTGATTGATAATAGATTGAATTCAATTTTTGTTATGCGCGGCTTATGGGAGAATGCGATAAACAGCAAAAAATTTCGGGACTCATAG
- a CDS encoding putative sugar O-methyltransferase, with protein sequence MCYLASKYDSVFKDFKRNCFYNRILECTSEQEEYGSHMLKLIAKIPNFSPTFEDWREFAKNDLYGNPRVYPVKFDGGKINLSSTTIRYVKVLGDIISMFDTSEIKTVAEIGVGYGGQCRIIINKLPIESYSLFDLPEVLGLAEKFLSHYDEGRRNIRYIDGRHIYVSDNYDFFMSNYAFTELRREIQDYYMEKVILKSKAGYITWNEFSENCFSGYSVDEFMKIIPGSSRIEIDYPGECLVVWGNK encoded by the coding sequence GTGTGCTATCTTGCTTCAAAATATGATTCAGTGTTTAAAGATTTCAAGCGCAATTGTTTCTATAACCGCATTCTTGAATGTACCAGCGAACAAGAAGAATACGGCAGCCATATGTTGAAATTAATTGCAAAGATTCCAAATTTCAGTCCGACATTTGAAGACTGGCGGGAATTTGCAAAAAATGACCTCTACGGCAATCCGAGAGTATATCCCGTAAAATTTGACGGCGGGAAAATTAATCTCTCAAGCACTACAATCAGATATGTAAAAGTTCTCGGCGATATAATTTCAATGTTCGACACAAGCGAAATAAAAACTGTTGCAGAAATAGGAGTCGGTTACGGCGGACAATGCAGAATCATAATAAACAAATTACCGATAGAATCATATTCACTTTTTGATCTGCCGGAAGTACTTGGCCTCGCTGAAAAATTTTTGTCTCACTACGACGAGGGACGCAGAAATATTCGTTACATCGACGGCAGACATATTTATGTGAGTGACAATTATGATTTCTTCATGAGTAATTATGCTTTCACTGAATTAAGGCGCGAGATTCAGGATTATTACATGGAAAAAGTAATCTTGAAATCAAAAGCGGGCTATATAACTTGGAATGAATTTTCTGAGAATTGTTTTAGCGGCTATTCTGTCGATGAATTTATGAAGATTATACCCGGTTCCTCAAGAATCGAAATTGATTATCCCGGTGAATGCTTAGTAGTCTGGGGCAATAAGTAG
- the ilvD gene encoding dihydroxy-acid dehydratase, whose translation MTTYRSDNIKSGVERTPNLSLLYALGFTKEEISRPIIGVVNSFSEIVPGHMHLNQIAEAVKAGIRAAGGTPIMFPAIAVCDGIAMGHIGMKYSLVSRDLIADSTEAMTLAHQFDGLVMIPNCDKNVPGLLMAAARVNIPTIFCAGGPMLAGHLKDGRRTCLSHMFEAVGAYHAGKLDEAGVNDYTENACPSCGSCSGMYTANSMNCLTEAIGMSLRGNGTIPAPYSARIRLAKLTGMKIMELVEKNICPRDIMTQQAFNNAEAVDMALGCSTNTMLHLPAIAHEAGITIDLSHANEISERTPNLCHLAPAGDTFMEDLDRAGGVYAVMNELAKKNLIDTSLITATGKTVAENIADAHNLNENIIRPIDKPYSPNGGIAVLKGNLAPDGCVVKRSAVAPEMMKHEGPARVFDSEDDAIKAIYSGEVIKPGDVIVIRYEGPKGGPGMREMLNPTSAICGMGLDTSVALITDGRFSGATRGASIGHVSPEAAAGGNIGLVHEGDIIAIDINNYSITLKVSDEELAKRRENWTPNEPKIKTGYLARYAKLVTSADKGAILE comes from the coding sequence TTGACGACGTATCGAAGTGATAATATCAAATCGGGCGTTGAGAGAACTCCTAATTTGAGTCTGCTTTATGCGCTCGGGTTCACGAAAGAAGAAATTTCACGCCCTATAATCGGAGTCGTTAATTCCTTCAGCGAGATAGTGCCAGGTCATATGCACTTGAATCAAATCGCAGAGGCCGTCAAAGCAGGAATCAGAGCAGCAGGAGGAACGCCTATAATGTTTCCTGCTATTGCTGTGTGCGACGGGATTGCAATGGGTCATATCGGGATGAAATATTCTTTGGTCTCGCGTGATTTAATTGCAGACTCTACAGAAGCAATGACTCTAGCTCATCAGTTCGACGGGCTTGTAATGATTCCTAACTGCGATAAAAACGTTCCCGGCTTATTAATGGCAGCTGCACGCGTAAATATTCCTACAATTTTTTGTGCGGGAGGACCTATGCTCGCAGGACACTTGAAGGACGGCCGGCGCACTTGTTTGAGTCATATGTTCGAGGCTGTAGGAGCTTATCACGCAGGAAAACTTGACGAGGCCGGAGTCAATGACTATACAGAAAATGCCTGCCCTTCGTGCGGTTCATGTTCAGGAATGTACACGGCTAATTCTATGAACTGTTTGACTGAAGCTATCGGCATGTCATTAAGGGGCAACGGGACGATTCCAGCTCCTTACTCCGCAAGAATAAGACTCGCGAAATTAACCGGCATGAAAATTATGGAACTCGTCGAGAAAAATATTTGTCCGCGCGATATTATGACTCAGCAAGCATTCAATAACGCAGAGGCCGTTGACATGGCGTTAGGCTGCTCAACAAATACAATGCTCCATTTGCCTGCAATTGCTCACGAGGCCGGAATAACTATAGATTTAAGCCACGCAAACGAAATCAGCGAACGCACCCCGAATTTATGCCACTTAGCGCCGGCTGGTGATACTTTCATGGAAGATCTTGACCGCGCCGGAGGAGTCTATGCCGTAATGAATGAGCTTGCGAAGAAAAATTTAATTGACACGAGTTTAATTACTGCAACGGGAAAAACTGTCGCTGAAAATATCGCAGACGCACATAACCTCAACGAAAATATTATACGCCCGATCGATAAGCCATATTCACCGAACGGAGGAATCGCAGTATTAAAGGGTAATCTCGCCCCGGACGGCTGCGTTGTGAAGAGGTCTGCTGTAGCTCCTGAAATGATGAAGCACGAAGGCCCCGCAAGAGTCTTTGACTCAGAAGATGACGCAATCAAAGCAATTTATTCCGGAGAAGTCATCAAGCCCGGCGACGTTATTGTAATTCGCTATGAAGGACCAAAGGGAGGCCCCGGAATGCGCGAAATGTTGAATCCTACAAGCGCAATTTGCGGAATGGGACTCGATACAAGCGTTGCACTTATCACTGACGGCAGATTTTCAGGCGCAACAAGGGGAGCAAGTATCGGCCATGTTTCACCGGAAGCAGCTGCAGGAGGTAATATCGGACTCGTTCATGAAGGTGATATTATTGCGATTGACATAAATAATTACAGCATAACTCTGAAAGTTTCTGATGAGGAACTCGCAAAACGCCGCGAAAATTGGACTCCCAACGAGCCAAAAATTAAAACCGGTTATCTTGCGCGTTATGCAAAACTCGTTACGAGTGCCGACAAAGGCGCAATACTCGAATAA
- the ilvC gene encoding ketol-acid reductoisomerase translates to MARVYYEKDCDLGKLTGKKIAIIGYGSQGHAHAMNLRDSGCDVIVGLYKGGKSWPIAEKDGFTVMTVSECTKAADIIMILINDEKQADMYKSEIAPYLTEGKTIAFAHGFNIRYKQIVAPKGVDVFMAAPKGPGHTVRSQYVAGKGVPCLVAVEQDASGKCLDTALAYIAGIGGARAGVLETTMQQETETDLFGEQTVLCGGVVDLMQCGFEVLCEAGYDPVNAYFECIHEMKLIIDLVNRGGVAAMNYSISDTAEFGEYVSGPRVLPHDKVKANMRKVLADIQDGTFAGRWIAENKNGRTFFNSKRDQLAKHPMEVIGKELREQMLWKDGSSLDDVSK, encoded by the coding sequence ATGGCACGCGTTTATTATGAGAAAGACTGTGATTTAGGCAAACTTACAGGCAAGAAAATTGCTATCATCGGCTACGGTTCACAAGGCCACGCACACGCAATGAACTTACGCGACTCCGGCTGTGATGTCATCGTCGGACTCTACAAGGGCGGAAAATCTTGGCCGATCGCTGAGAAAGACGGCTTTACAGTTATGACCGTCAGTGAATGCACTAAGGCAGCAGATATTATTATGATACTCATCAATGACGAGAAGCAAGCCGACATGTACAAATCCGAAATCGCACCCTACTTGACAGAAGGAAAAACTATCGCATTTGCTCACGGGTTCAATATTCGTTATAAGCAAATAGTTGCACCTAAGGGAGTAGATGTCTTCATGGCTGCACCTAAGGGACCCGGCCACACTGTAAGAAGTCAATATGTCGCGGGTAAAGGAGTTCCATGTCTCGTTGCTGTTGAACAGGACGCGTCCGGAAAATGTCTCGACACTGCACTTGCTTATATCGCTGGAATCGGAGGTGCGCGCGCAGGAGTCCTCGAAACAACAATGCAGCAGGAAACAGAAACTGATTTATTCGGTGAACAAACTGTTTTGTGCGGAGGAGTCGTCGATTTAATGCAGTGCGGATTTGAAGTTCTTTGCGAGGCTGGTTATGATCCTGTCAACGCTTATTTTGAATGCATTCACGAGATGAAATTAATTATTGATCTCGTCAACAGAGGCGGAGTCGCTGCTATGAATTATTCAATCTCTGACACGGCTGAATTTGGCGAGTACGTATCAGGCCCGCGCGTTTTACCTCATGACAAAGTAAAAGCTAACATGCGAAAAGTTTTAGCTGACATTCAGGACGGAACTTTTGCAGGACGCTGGATCGCAGAAAACAAAAACGGCCGCACATTCTTTAACTCAAAGCGCGATCAATTGGCCAAGCACCCTATGGAAGTAATCGGCAAGGAATTACGCGAACAAATGTTATGGAAGGACGGTTCAAGCCTTGACGACGTATCGAAGTGA
- a CDS encoding site-specific DNA-methyltransferase, with product MQKIPDKSVDLVVTSPPYNLKNSTGNGLKNGSCGKWANAALIKGYSTYDDNMPYDKYVKWQRECLSEMMRLITDDGAIFYNHKWRVQNGLLQDRREIIDGFPLRQIIIWRRKGGINFNPGYFLPTYEVIYLIAKPAFKLVPHANSFGDVWEFPQEMKNKHPAPFPVALIERIISSTNANIILDPFMGSGTTAVAAKKLDRNFIGIEIAPEYCEMAKERLSCQLRSTQRELLLPL from the coding sequence ATGCAAAAGATTCCTGACAAGAGCGTTGATTTAGTTGTTACATCACCGCCCTATAACTTGAAGAACTCAACGGGAAACGGCCTTAAAAACGGGAGCTGCGGAAAATGGGCTAATGCTGCGCTAATAAAAGGTTACTCAACTTACGACGACAATATGCCCTATGACAAATATGTGAAGTGGCAGCGTGAATGTCTAAGTGAAATGATGAGACTCATAACTGACGACGGAGCAATATTTTATAATCACAAATGGCGTGTGCAAAACGGTTTGCTTCAAGACAGACGCGAAATAATTGACGGTTTTCCCCTCAGGCAAATAATAATCTGGAGGCGTAAGGGCGGAATAAATTTCAATCCCGGCTATTTTCTGCCTACTTATGAAGTTATATATCTGATAGCGAAACCAGCATTTAAACTCGTTCCGCACGCAAACTCATTCGGTGATGTGTGGGAGTTCCCGCAAGAAATGAAGAATAAGCACCCGGCACCGTTCCCAGTAGCTTTGATTGAACGCATAATATCAAGTACGAACGCGAACATAATTTTAGATCCGTTTATGGGCAGCGGTACTACGGCAGTTGCGGCGAAAAAACTTGACAGAAATTTTATCGGTATAGAGATTGCCCCGGAATACTGCGAAATGGCCAAGGAGAGACTATCATGTCAGTTACGAAGTACACAAAGAGAACTCTTATTGCCGCTTTGA
- a CDS encoding MvaI/BcnI restriction endonuclease family protein, whose translation MSVTKYTKRTLIAALKEIRNIGWIKNHRNTNNDGAIGNTLEDLLGIAENNLPIPNAAEWELKTQRRNTTALLTLFHLEPSPRALHIVDYLLLNYGWRHKEAGIKYPDSEKSFRQTLCYMRPTLRGFFVDIDSKNERVTINFDPDKIGGEAADWKNELIKNCRLKYDKDYMPYWGFYDLYHKAGIKLGNCFYIIADVKQENGEYFYRYSDIMQLSGFSLDKFLLNIRERNIDARTGHNHGTKFRIIQSAIPSLYDNVIHI comes from the coding sequence ATGTCAGTTACGAAGTACACAAAGAGAACTCTTATTGCCGCTTTGAAGGAAATAAGAAATATCGGCTGGATAAAGAATCATCGTAATACAAATAATGACGGTGCAATAGGAAATACACTTGAGGATTTATTAGGCATTGCAGAAAATAATTTGCCTATTCCTAATGCTGCTGAATGGGAATTAAAGACTCAAAGAAGAAATACTACAGCTTTGTTGACGTTATTTCATTTGGAACCTTCGCCGAGAGCATTGCATATAGTTGACTATCTTTTATTGAATTACGGCTGGAGACATAAAGAAGCCGGAATAAAGTATCCTGACAGCGAAAAAAGTTTTAGGCAGACTTTATGTTATATGCGGCCTACATTGCGGGGATTCTTTGTTGACATAGACTCAAAAAATGAAAGAGTAACAATAAACTTTGATCCTGATAAAATAGGCGGTGAAGCAGCTGACTGGAAAAACGAGCTTATAAAAAATTGCAGGCTGAAATATGATAAAGATTATATGCCGTACTGGGGATTTTACGATTTATATCATAAGGCCGGGATAAAATTAGGAAATTGTTTCTACATAATAGCTGATGTGAAACAGGAAAACGGAGAATATTTTTACAGATATTCAGATATTATGCAATTGTCGGGCTTCTCTCTTGATAAATTTCTGCTGAACATACGAGAACGAAATATTGACGCACGCACAGGACATAATCACGGCACAAAGTTTAGAATTATTCAAAGTGCAATCCCATCTTTGTATGATAATGTCATTCACATATGA
- a CDS encoding cupin domain-containing protein, whose amino-acid sequence MLCTKHSDAKLQDLGGGVSRRILAYTEKLMIVEVNFCAGSIGSVHTHPHSQNVYIISGRFRFNVDGQEVEVSAGDSLAFTPNLPHGTVCIETGTLLDIFTPMREDFISK is encoded by the coding sequence ATGTTATGCACGAAGCATAGTGATGCAAAATTACAGGATTTAGGCGGGGGAGTCTCGCGCAGGATTCTGGCATACACTGAAAAATTAATGATCGTTGAAGTAAATTTTTGTGCAGGAAGTATAGGCAGTGTCCACACTCACCCGCATTCACAGAACGTTTATATAATTTCAGGGCGATTCAGATTCAACGTTGACGGCCAAGAAGTAGAAGTCAGCGCAGGGGATTCACTTGCATTTACTCCGAATTTGCCGCACGGGACTGTATGTATTGAAACGGGGACTCTGTTAGACATTTTTACGCCCATGAGAGAAGATTTTATCAGTAAATAA
- the ileS gene encoding isoleucine--tRNA ligase, translating to MDTKDYKDTLNLPVTNFPMRANLSKREPGFLEFWHSHDIYHKALNARKDSHESFQLHDGPPYANGDIHIGTAFNKVLKDFIIKAKTMTGRYTPYVPGWDTHGLPIELRALKDGGLSKLGTGIDPVELRKKCKETALHYLDVQREEFKRLGVLGEWEKPYLTLDPAFEHLELHAFADMVAKDLIYRGLKPVYWCTDCQTALAAGEIEYWDEESPSVYVAYPIPSIAQKFPEFANKEVNIVIWTTTPWTLPSSAAVAVHPRYDYGFYEVDGKVYILAEGLKDSVSKATGLNFGDAVKLVKGADLENLKPLHPFYEHEILVVLADYVELETGTGCVHTSPGHGVEDYETGVRYGLRVFSSVNHSGHFEQELPIVGGMNLTDGGNKALELIKAKGRLLGLGKIMHSYPHCWRCKKPVIFRATDQWFINVAKFKDEALDIIDNKVKWIPEWGHDRIYNMVSSRSDWCISRQRVWGVPVPAMHCKDCGAFTLTPERIRILAEKVKDSPDGTSIWWRESLANLFGDLAKCDKCGSHNVEKDSNILDVWFDSGVSHMSVLNERFGLNWPCDMYLEGSDQHRGWFQSSLLTATAIKGEAPYKQVLTHGFTLDGEGRKMSKSLGNTVAPKEVCDEFGADILRLWVASTDYRNDVRISKEILKSLSETYRRIRNTARFLLGNLHDFSPEKNSLPYDKLLSMDKWILDRLHRIIKRVREAFEDYEFHVPVSMIHSFCVNELSAFYLDISKDRLYVEGVDSLTRRSAQTAMWEILSCLTRMLAPLISFTAEEIWQEMRQIDSSLPESIFLSDFPEQDNAKLNDELNSLWDEAVNFKSAISRMLETMRSDKTIGTSLEAAVQVKKDKSLAKLADSFTTDELADIAIVSKFEWVENLTLPKLFVDSETGFEIAGGFTTGNKCPRCWKYSEHVNEHGLCERCAHVMHEA from the coding sequence ATGGACACTAAAGACTATAAAGATACACTCAATTTACCCGTTACAAATTTTCCTATGCGGGCGAATCTCTCAAAACGTGAGCCGGGCTTTCTTGAGTTCTGGCACTCTCACGACATCTATCACAAAGCACTAAACGCGCGAAAAGATTCACACGAAAGTTTTCAGCTTCACGACGGCCCACCCTACGCAAACGGCGATATTCACATCGGTACAGCGTTCAATAAAGTTCTGAAAGATTTTATTATCAAAGCGAAGACAATGACAGGACGTTATACACCTTATGTGCCGGGCTGGGACACTCACGGACTACCGATTGAATTAAGGGCACTCAAGGACGGCGGACTCTCGAAATTAGGTACAGGAATCGATCCCGTTGAGTTACGCAAAAAATGTAAAGAAACAGCACTACATTATTTAGACGTTCAGCGCGAAGAATTTAAGAGACTCGGTGTGCTCGGTGAATGGGAGAAACCTTATTTAACGCTTGATCCTGCATTCGAGCATTTAGAGTTACACGCCTTTGCAGATATGGTCGCGAAAGATTTAATTTATCGCGGATTAAAGCCGGTTTACTGGTGCACAGATTGTCAAACAGCTTTGGCCGCCGGAGAAATTGAATATTGGGATGAAGAGTCGCCCTCCGTTTATGTTGCTTACCCGATTCCAAGTATAGCTCAGAAATTCCCGGAGTTCGCTAACAAAGAAGTAAATATTGTAATTTGGACGACAACTCCTTGGACTCTTCCTTCAAGTGCTGCCGTTGCTGTTCACCCGCGCTATGATTACGGATTCTATGAGGTTGACGGAAAAGTTTATATTCTCGCTGAAGGGTTAAAAGATTCTGTCAGCAAAGCAACAGGACTCAATTTCGGCGACGCAGTTAAACTCGTAAAAGGCGCAGACCTCGAAAATTTAAAGCCTCTTCACCCATTTTACGAGCATGAAATTTTAGTAGTGCTTGCTGATTATGTAGAACTCGAAACGGGTACAGGCTGTGTGCATACATCACCGGGGCACGGCGTGGAAGACTACGAAACCGGAGTACGTTACGGATTAAGAGTCTTCAGCTCTGTTAATCATTCAGGACATTTCGAGCAGGAATTACCCATTGTAGGCGGAATGAATTTAACTGACGGCGGAAATAAAGCACTTGAGTTAATCAAAGCTAAGGGACGATTATTAGGACTCGGCAAAATTATGCACAGTTACCCTCATTGCTGGCGATGCAAGAAACCCGTTATTTTCCGAGCAACAGATCAATGGTTTATCAATGTCGCAAAATTTAAAGATGAAGCACTCGACATAATTGACAATAAAGTAAAATGGATTCCTGAATGGGGTCATGACAGAATTTATAATATGGTAAGTTCGCGTTCTGACTGGTGCATATCGAGACAAAGAGTCTGGGGCGTGCCTGTTCCCGCTATGCACTGCAAGGACTGCGGAGCTTTTACCCTCACTCCCGAAAGAATTAGAATCCTCGCCGAAAAAGTTAAAGACTCTCCCGACGGCACTTCTATATGGTGGCGTGAAAGTCTTGCAAATTTATTCGGGGACTTGGCCAAGTGCGACAAATGCGGCTCTCACAACGTCGAGAAGGACAGCAATATTTTAGATGTCTGGTTTGATTCCGGAGTCTCTCACATGTCAGTACTAAATGAAAGATTCGGACTCAATTGGCCGTGTGATATGTATCTTGAAGGCAGCGACCAACACCGGGGCTGGTTCCAGTCTTCATTACTCACAGCTACAGCAATCAAAGGCGAGGCACCCTACAAACAAGTTTTGACTCACGGTTTTACGCTTGATGGTGAAGGCCGTAAAATGTCAAAGTCTCTGGGAAATACTGTCGCGCCTAAAGAAGTTTGCGATGAGTTCGGAGCTGATATTTTGCGTTTATGGGTTGCTTCAACAGATTATCGCAATGACGTTAGAATCTCTAAGGAAATCCTAAAATCTTTGTCAGAGACCTACAGGCGAATCAGAAATACAGCGCGGTTCTTGCTGGGCAACTTGCACGACTTCAGCCCCGAAAAAAATTCACTCCCATACGATAAATTATTGTCAATGGATAAATGGATTCTTGACCGCCTGCACAGGATCATTAAACGTGTACGCGAGGCATTTGAGGATTACGAGTTTCATGTGCCTGTGTCGATGATTCATTCTTTCTGCGTTAATGAGTTGAGCGCGTTTTATCTCGATATCAGCAAAGACAGATTATACGTTGAAGGCGTTGACTCACTCACCCGACGCAGCGCACAAACTGCAATGTGGGAGATTCTTTCATGTTTGACTCGAATGTTAGCGCCGTTAATCAGTTTCACAGCTGAAGAAATTTGGCAGGAAATGAGACAGATAGACTCTAGCCTTCCTGAGAGCATATTTTTATCTGACTTCCCAGAGCAGGACAACGCAAAATTAAATGACGAGCTTAATTCTTTATGGGACGAAGCAGTTAATTTCAAGAGTGCAATTAGCCGCATGCTTGAGACTATGAGATCAGATAAAACAATCGGGACTTCACTTGAAGCAGCTGTACAGGTCAAGAAAGATAAATCACTTGCTAAACTCGCTGACTCATTCACGACCGATGAACTTGCAGATATTGCTATTGTCTCAAAATTTGAATGGGTCGAAAATTTGACTCTGCCGAAATTATTTGTTGACTCTGAAACAGGCTTTGAGATCGCCGGAGGATTCACAACTGGTAATAAATGCCCTCGCTGCTGGAAATATTCAGAGCATGTGAACGAACACGGACTTTGTGAGAGGTGCGCCCATGTTATGCACGAAGCATAG